In one window of Planifilum fulgidum DNA:
- a CDS encoding cupredoxin domain-containing protein: MTTPRQWLTLTITFLLVLIAVTLLLLPWFDDRTVIQEWTETPEKTFHLVAVEYESELNGRKIEAYRWDPGSIVVNKGDRVNLVLHGIHGKVHNFSLKEFGVSGVVRKGEKTRVSFTADKPGTYQLICHDHRTAESHGPMIAYITVLDQK, from the coding sequence ATGACAACCCCGCGTCAATGGTTGACGCTCACCATCACGTTCCTGTTGGTGCTGATCGCCGTCACCCTGCTCCTCCTCCCCTGGTTCGACGACCGGACCGTCATACAGGAATGGACCGAAACGCCGGAAAAAACCTTTCATCTCGTCGCCGTCGAATACGAAAGCGAACTGAACGGGCGAAAAATCGAGGCTTATCGCTGGGACCCCGGATCCATCGTGGTCAACAAGGGGGACCGGGTCAACCTCGTACTGCACGGGATCCACGGGAAAGTCCACAACTTTTCCCTCAAGGAATTCGGTGTCAGCGGAGTCGTCCGAAAGGGAGAGAAAACCCGGGTATCCTTCACGGCCGACAAACCCGGAACCTATCAGCTGATCTGCCACGACCACAGAACGGCCGAAAGCCATGGACCGATGATCGCCTACATCACGGTATTGGACCAAAAATAA
- a CDS encoding lantibiotic immunity ABC transporter MutE/EpiE family permease subunit, translated as MLNVLRSEHLKYKRTFMKRLILFAPLVFFLISLRVKLFLPDYIGAWEMLLAQIYNWWPVLFLPLGTALLAALAQQKEKKAGKFQNLRIHPVSTTALWTGKIAVLAYHTLLSSCILMVAVLISGLTTAGGATPWSTIVAGGLLMWLTSLPLIPIQLWAAAWKGTIFSMAVGFAGGIAGVLAAPEPYWVYIPWSWPIRLMSPVVGVHPNGVLMEENHPLRDPSVIPVGILLGIIAFVLFTWITAAWFKRKEAI; from the coding sequence ATGCTTAACGTTCTGCGATCGGAACACCTGAAATACAAAAGAACCTTCATGAAGCGCCTGATACTCTTTGCGCCCCTGGTTTTTTTCCTGATCTCCCTGCGCGTCAAACTGTTCCTGCCCGATTACATCGGGGCCTGGGAAATGTTGCTCGCGCAAATTTACAACTGGTGGCCGGTCCTCTTCCTCCCGCTCGGAACGGCGCTGCTCGCAGCCCTGGCACAACAGAAAGAGAAAAAGGCGGGCAAGTTTCAAAATCTGCGGATTCATCCCGTGTCAACGACCGCCCTTTGGACGGGCAAAATCGCCGTGTTGGCCTACCACACCCTGCTTTCCAGCTGCATACTCATGGTTGCCGTTCTCATCTCCGGCCTCACCACGGCCGGTGGAGCGACCCCGTGGTCCACGATTGTTGCCGGCGGTTTGCTGATGTGGTTGACATCCCTTCCCCTCATTCCGATTCAACTGTGGGCGGCGGCCTGGAAGGGCACCATTTTCAGCATGGCCGTCGGTTTCGCCGGGGGAATCGCCGGTGTTCTGGCGGCACCCGAACCCTATTGGGTCTATATTCCCTGGAGCTGGCCGATCCGGCTGATGTCCCCGGTGGTGGGGGTGCATCCCAACGGTGTGCTGATGGAAGAAAACCATCCCCTCAGGGATCCCTCCGTCATACCGGTGGGCATTCTCCTGGGAATCATCGCCTTTGTCCTCTTTACTTGGATCACCGCCGCATGGTTTAAAAGAAAGGAGGCCATCTAA
- a CDS encoding lantibiotic protection ABC transporter ATP-binding subunit has translation MIEYAIETRNLTKRMRGRRIVKNVSLKIPRGSVYGLLGPNGAGKSTTLKMLTGLLRPSEGEVRVFGKPWDRKCLGRIGALIETPALYGNLTAFENLLIHSRLMGLSEDEIDKVLVTTGLENTGKKLVSHFSLGMKQRLGLAIALLGDPEILILDEPTNGLDPIGIEEFREMVRSLHSRGKTILLSSHILSEVAQLVDHIGIINEGELKYQSPISHEEDLEALFIKTVRGVAHA, from the coding sequence ATGATCGAATACGCCATCGAAACGCGAAACTTGACCAAACGCATGCGGGGCCGGCGGATTGTAAAAAACGTTTCCCTCAAAATACCCAGAGGATCCGTTTACGGTTTGCTGGGACCGAACGGGGCGGGGAAATCGACCACCCTGAAGATGTTGACAGGACTTTTGCGCCCGTCGGAAGGCGAAGTGCGCGTCTTTGGGAAGCCCTGGGACAGAAAGTGCCTGGGCCGGATCGGCGCCCTGATCGAAACCCCGGCCCTGTACGGCAATCTGACCGCCTTTGAAAATCTGCTTATCCACAGCCGGCTGATGGGCCTTTCCGAGGATGAGATCGATAAGGTTCTCGTCACCACCGGGCTTGAGAACACCGGCAAAAAATTGGTCTCCCACTTTTCCCTCGGGATGAAACAAAGGCTCGGTCTCGCCATCGCTCTCCTCGGAGATCCGGAAATTCTGATTCTGGACGAACCGACCAACGGACTGGATCCGATCGGTATCGAAGAATTTCGGGAAATGGTCCGGTCCCTCCACTCCAGGGGAAAAACCATCCTTTTGTCCAGTCACATTCTGTCGGAAGTGGCCCAACTGGTCGACCATATCGGCATCATCAACGAAGGGGAGTTAAAGTATCAATCGCCCATCAGCCATGAAGAGGATCTCGAGGCGCTGTTCATCAAAACCGTGAGGGGGGTCGCCCATGCTTAA
- a CDS encoding HAMP domain-containing sensor histidine kinase, whose amino-acid sequence MGKINPPPSFRRQFIRLALSVILWSAVVSALIWLLLGLTLLLFFRPANYYEKQVPAILRFAEESGEKLLDPETRPLLEEKIPTEGIAYRVLPLEGGKGYGTLPPPEKTDPKQWIRKLNTTETREGLVYRYIPLSDGRGRLAGVLVLGYEISFLKANDSPLAAVVLILAMATPFVAIAFFAYWFGRRLERRISPAIDALMEGAARVERRDLDFTLGAVGGTRELYALGEAFEKMRHSLRTSLETQWRAEQGRREMLAALAHDLFTPLTIIRGHAENLLNRVPQEEGRLHRPLRAIFANSERAIRMLEEMQEANRLERADFSLSPSPLDLGAYLEEKKEEYLSLCNRKKIRLHFSLEDSRRRPRPMRLDGHRLSQILDNVITNALRYTPARGEIRWRVLLDEEGVEMEITDTGPGLSEEDLRRLFQPFYRGDPARKSGHAGLGMYIAKTLAEKHGGWITAGNAPGGGAKIRFRIAEL is encoded by the coding sequence TTGGGAAAAATAAATCCTCCTCCCAGCTTTCGCCGTCAATTCATCCGCCTGGCCCTGTCCGTCATTCTGTGGAGCGCCGTGGTGTCCGCGCTGATCTGGCTCCTCCTCGGCCTGACGCTTCTTCTCTTCTTCCGGCCCGCCAACTATTACGAAAAACAGGTGCCGGCCATCCTCCGCTTCGCGGAAGAATCGGGGGAAAAACTGCTCGATCCCGAAACCCGTCCCCTTTTGGAAGAGAAAATCCCGACCGAAGGAATCGCCTACCGGGTCCTCCCCCTGGAGGGGGGAAAGGGGTACGGGACCCTTCCCCCGCCGGAAAAAACGGATCCAAAACAGTGGATCCGAAAGCTGAACACGACGGAAACCCGGGAAGGACTGGTCTACCGGTATATTCCCCTGAGCGACGGCCGGGGCCGGCTGGCGGGTGTGCTCGTGCTCGGCTATGAGATCTCCTTTCTTAAGGCCAACGATTCCCCTCTGGCGGCGGTCGTACTCATCCTGGCGATGGCCACTCCCTTTGTCGCCATCGCCTTCTTCGCCTACTGGTTCGGCCGTCGCCTTGAAAGGCGGATCTCCCCTGCGATCGACGCCCTGATGGAGGGGGCGGCCCGGGTGGAACGGAGAGATCTGGACTTCACCTTGGGCGCAGTGGGCGGAACCCGGGAGCTGTACGCCCTGGGCGAAGCCTTTGAAAAAATGCGCCATTCCCTTCGCACGTCCCTGGAAACCCAGTGGAGGGCGGAACAGGGACGGCGGGAGATGCTGGCCGCCCTGGCCCATGACCTGTTCACCCCGCTCACGATCATTCGCGGGCACGCCGAAAACCTCCTGAATCGGGTGCCGCAGGAAGAAGGGCGCCTTCACCGCCCCCTCCGGGCCATTTTTGCAAATAGCGAACGGGCGATCCGGATGCTGGAAGAGATGCAGGAGGCCAACCGTCTGGAGCGGGCCGATTTTTCCCTTTCCCCCTCCCCCCTGGACCTTGGCGCTTACCTGGAGGAGAAGAAGGAAGAATACCTTTCCCTCTGCAACCGCAAGAAAATCCGTTTGCATTTCAGTCTGGAGGATTCTCGCCGCCGTCCCCGGCCGATGCGGCTGGACGGCCATCGCCTGTCGCAAATTCTCGACAATGTGATCACCAACGCCCTTCGCTACACTCCCGCCCGGGGAGAGATCCGCTGGCGCGTTCTCCTGGATGAGGAGGGGGTGGAAATGGAGATCACCGACACGGGTCCCGGCCTTTCCGAAGAGGACCTGCGCCGCCTCTTCCAGCCCTTCTACCGGGGAGACCCGGCGCGAAAATCGGGGCATGCCGGTCTGGGAATGTATATCGCCAAAACCCTTGCGGAGAAACACGGCGGATGGATCACCGCGGGCAACGCACCCGGGGGAGGAGCCAAAATCCGCTTTCGCATCGCCGAGCTGTAG
- a CDS encoding lantibiotic immunity ABC transporter MutG family permease subunit: MATILRLEWLKTKRTPLRPLAFAFPLLYAALILWYYSRWEITPEKQLSLFLTFFEGWTILVIPVGIGILSGFMVHQEELAGNFQGFLGSRRPRSQLFFGKLAILLFLITASTLTATSALILGFKLIQDVLIAWPIFLTATLMALVGSLPLSAIHYWISFSWGFGPSIGVGGVGLLIAALMATSIGDTIWPYVPWAWPVRLPLLAGAYLTYLPGMDSPPDVIASGKIIRLSLQGLISSTITSLVMLGGGMIWFARWEGRKKTE; encoded by the coding sequence ATGGCGACAATCCTAAGATTAGAATGGCTGAAGACGAAGCGAACGCCCCTTCGCCCCCTGGCCTTTGCTTTTCCCCTTCTGTATGCGGCGCTGATCCTTTGGTACTATTCCAGGTGGGAAATCACGCCGGAAAAACAGCTTTCTTTGTTCCTGACCTTTTTTGAAGGGTGGACCATCCTGGTGATCCCCGTCGGAATCGGCATCCTGTCCGGATTCATGGTTCACCAGGAGGAATTGGCCGGCAACTTCCAGGGATTCCTCGGAAGTCGAAGGCCCCGGAGTCAGTTGTTCTTCGGAAAACTGGCCATCCTTCTGTTCCTGATCACGGCGAGCACCCTGACGGCAACGTCGGCCCTCATCCTGGGATTTAAGCTGATCCAGGATGTTCTCATCGCCTGGCCCATTTTCCTGACGGCCACCTTGATGGCGTTGGTTGGAAGCTTGCCCCTTTCGGCCATCCATTATTGGATCAGCTTTTCCTGGGGATTCGGCCCGTCGATCGGCGTCGGCGGAGTGGGTCTTTTGATCGCCGCCCTGATGGCGACCAGCATCGGGGATACCATCTGGCCCTACGTGCCGTGGGCATGGCCCGTCCGTCTTCCCTTGCTGGCCGGAGCCTATTTGACCTATCTCCCCGGGATGGATTCCCCTCCGGACGTCATCGCTTCGGGAAAAATCATCCGTCTTTCCCTTCAGGGATTGATTTCGTCGACCATCACCTCGCTCGTGATGTTGGGCGGGGGAATGATATGGTTTGCCCGCTGGGAAGGAAGGAAAAAGACGGAGTGA
- a CDS encoding response regulator transcription factor: MPATILIVDDEQDLVDMIKDALEDEGYRVLTATDGNGIFPLLKHQPDLIVLDIMMPGLDGIEVCRAIRETVACPILFLSARREVEDRIEGLTAGGDDYLTKPFSLRELKARIAAHLRREQRSALGKEMTVLRFGNLTIDLKQRKVHVRNREVPMTGKEFDILRFLALHPGQVFSREQIYEKIWGFGEGSSATVTEHIKKIRAKLAAAEPGLNPITTVWGIGYRWEK, translated from the coding sequence GTGCCGGCGACGATCCTGATCGTCGATGATGAACAAGACCTAGTCGACATGATCAAGGACGCCCTGGAGGACGAGGGATACCGGGTCCTCACCGCCACGGACGGAAATGGGATCTTTCCGCTCCTCAAGCACCAGCCGGATCTGATCGTGCTGGACATCATGATGCCGGGGCTGGACGGAATCGAGGTCTGCCGGGCCATCAGGGAGACGGTGGCGTGCCCCATCCTCTTTTTGTCCGCCCGGCGGGAGGTGGAAGACCGGATCGAGGGCTTAACCGCCGGGGGCGACGATTACTTGACCAAACCCTTCAGCCTGCGGGAACTGAAGGCGCGGATCGCCGCCCACCTGCGCCGGGAACAGCGCTCCGCCCTGGGCAAGGAGATGACGGTCCTCCGCTTCGGAAACCTGACCATCGATCTGAAACAGCGGAAAGTGCACGTCCGGAACCGGGAAGTGCCGATGACGGGCAAGGAATTTGACATCCTTCGCTTTTTGGCCCTCCATCCGGGACAGGTGTTTTCCAGGGAGCAAATCTATGAAAAAATTTGGGGGTTCGGAGAGGGAAGCAGCGCCACGGTGACCGAACACATCAAAAAAATCCGGGCAAAGCTTGCCGCCGCCGAACCGGGACTGAACCCCATCACCACCGTCTGGGGGATTGGATACCGTTGGGAAAAATAA